One genomic region from Drosophila busckii strain San Diego stock center, stock number 13000-0081.31 chromosome 3R, ASM1175060v1, whole genome shotgun sequence encodes:
- the LOC108603892 gene encoding RNA polymerase-associated protein LEO1 yields the protein MSNDSIEPKYQVTKKAPMRRSRAACHKSSDSDDCVKPPTASIATKSAELPKKMSAAQRARNHYHEICGQFRLELKQKLNCEYFVELPAIRNSLAKAQPKCLRIPKFLQFEEQAYDPETYQSKPTGHKPNTTVRWCHSKDTASGKLIAQSNAFLVTWEDKTQTLHVGDEVFELDSRKLEPVKNHWYLRFDAYYQRLCGINEQITLRTQPELSQSEVNK from the exons ATGTCCAACGACAG CATCGAGCCGAAGTACCAAGTTACAAAGAAAGCGCCAATGCGCCGCTCAcgtgctgcttgccacaagagcagcgacagcgacgacTGCGTAAAGCCTCCAACTGCATCTATTGCTACTAAGAGTGCTGAGTTGCCAAAAAAGATGAGTGCTGCGCAACGCGCTAGAAATCACTACCATGAAATCTGCGGGCAATTCAGACttgaattaaaacaaaagttaaactgCGAATATTTTGTGGAATTGCCAGCTATTCGAAACTCACTAGCTAAGGCGCAGCCCAAGTGCTTGCGTATACCAAAGTTTCTTCAATTCGAAGAACAGGCTTATGACCCGGAAACCTATCAAAGCAAGCCGACTGGACACAAGCCAAATACCACTGTGCGTTGGTGTCATTCTAAGGACACTGCAAGCGGCAAGCTCATTGCGCAGTCAAACGCTTTTTTGGTTACCTGGGAGGATAAGACACAAACCTTGCATGTGGGCGATGAAGTTTTTGAATTGGACTCGCGCAAACTGGAGCCAGTTAAAAATCATTGGTATTTGCGCTTCGACGCTTACTATCAGCGGCTTTGTGGCATCAACGAGCAGATTACATTGCGCACTCAGCCAGAGTTAAGCCAAAGCGAGGTCAACAAATGA